A segment of the Aureliella helgolandensis genome:
GCTGTAGATAGCTCATGGTTTCTCACTAGTGGTGTTGGTCGATCACGAAAATGTTTTTTAGATCTGAGCTGAAGAGTGCCAGCTCAATACGCGTTCTATAGGCTTGGCGTGCCGGGGCTGCCGGCTTCGGACAGAAGTTGTGCGTCGGCAGCGCGCTCGGCATCTAAATCTTCGGCGCAGCAGGTACACGGATAGGCCTGAAGCAGAGTGACAGCTTTCTTGATGGCGAGGGGCAGAATACCCAAGATGGCGAATGCCAGCAGCATTTGCCAGCTGAGAATACCACCTACCCCATTGTCGGCGAGGCTTTGTAGGCTGGGGACCGTCGAACCGGCATACACATAGGCTGCGGTGCCCGGCAACATGCCAAGCTGGCTAACCCACCAAAACGTTGCTGCGCGAACTTTGGTCAGCCCCATAACGGCGTTGATGACAAAGAATGGTACGGCTGGTACGAGTCTGAGCGTGAACAAGTAGAACGCGCCTTCGCGTTCAAACACTTCGTCGATGCGACTAAGTCGCTCTTGCATTCTGTGTTGAATCCAATCCCGCAG
Coding sequences within it:
- a CDS encoding TVP38/TMEM64 family protein, with translation MVDETQHSHGLQQSSGWLKKPLLLAAVAGVGGSLYWLLRDVLSLEYLASQETQMRVWQVDFPVITAIVALAVYVAVAGLSLPGASVLTLVCGWYFGFWEGLLVVSIGSTGGAMVAFLISRYLLRDWIQHRMQERLSRIDEVFEREGAFYLFTLRLVPAVPFFVINAVMGLTKVRAATFWWVSQLGMLPGTAAYVYAGSTVPSLQSLADNGVGGILSWQMLLAFAILGILPLAIKKAVTLLQAYPCTCCAEDLDAERAADAQLLSEAGSPGTPSL